From Draconibacterium halophilum, one genomic window encodes:
- a CDS encoding relaxase/mobilization nuclease domain-containing protein, with protein MVIVIHQSTSTQNALFYNEKKVEQKKAVFYKSANTPTINPFAGTKQDRLNTLKKIEDMNTRVKKKGLHISVNPTVTDLVKLGDKGMRTEIGNLMDHLGYGNQPYFVFKHTDLDRTHFHIVSTRIDKTTFKKIRDDYEKQKTQRFIKSLEQRYDLTKEQSQVQSNLKFSAGGRNLKQNLESLFYQLNQIESVSNKQLYNKSLELFNVEVRKSGRGHVVFITDENGSPVRYPIRLSEFEERPRFHHSQSVGQEQQVASPMIDEFQLAQWARDVNRLIERSNRRKKEPTMKYKVKNRDRGLSR; from the coding sequence ATGGTTATTGTCATCCATCAGTCCACCAGCACGCAAAACGCATTGTTTTACAATGAGAAGAAAGTGGAACAAAAGAAAGCTGTATTTTATAAAAGTGCCAATACACCAACCATCAATCCTTTTGCCGGAACCAAACAGGACCGCTTGAATACCCTTAAAAAGATTGAAGATATGAATACCCGTGTAAAAAAGAAAGGACTACATATTTCTGTGAATCCGACGGTGACTGACCTGGTAAAACTGGGAGATAAAGGGATGCGTACAGAGATCGGAAACCTGATGGATCACCTGGGATACGGCAATCAACCTTACTTTGTCTTCAAACACACCGACCTGGACCGGACACACTTTCATATTGTTTCCACACGCATTGATAAAACAACGTTTAAGAAGATCAGGGATGATTATGAGAAACAAAAGACGCAGCGGTTTATTAAATCCCTGGAGCAAAGATATGACCTGACCAAAGAACAGAGCCAGGTTCAATCCAATCTGAAATTTTCGGCAGGAGGCAGAAACCTGAAACAAAACCTGGAGAGTTTGTTTTACCAGCTGAATCAGATCGAATCGGTTAGTAATAAACAACTTTACAACAAATCACTGGAGCTGTTTAATGTGGAAGTCCGGAAATCAGGTAGAGGGCATGTTGTTTTTATTACGGATGAAAACGGAAGCCCGGTTCGCTATCCCATCCGGCTTTCTGAATTTGAAGAAAGGCCTCGATTTCATCACTCTCAAAGTGTTGGACAGGAGCAGCAAGTTGCTTCTCCAATGATCGACGAGTTTCAGCTAGCACAATGGGCGAGGGATGTGAATCGGCTGATAGAGCGAAGTAATCGGCGTAAAAAGGAACCAACTATGAAGTATAAGGTGAAAAACAGGGATAGAGGGCTGAGTCGCTGA
- a CDS encoding MobC family plasmid mobilization relaxosome protein, producing the protein MPTKSTKNDKRDQMLLVRVSRDEKLRIKALTRSEGYPCMSDYVRSQIFRRLDKKVISLDENTSQQLQKLDFELNKIGVNLNQLSKKMNSFSAYNVGHNDRKLLKQAFQMMMKCLAFLQEQLN; encoded by the coding sequence ATGCCAACAAAATCCACTAAAAATGACAAAAGGGACCAGATGCTGCTCGTAAGGGTAAGCAGGGATGAGAAGCTTCGGATAAAGGCCTTGACCCGATCCGAAGGCTATCCCTGTATGAGCGATTATGTACGTTCCCAGATCTTCAGACGATTGGACAAGAAAGTTATTTCTCTGGATGAAAATACCAGTCAGCAACTACAGAAATTGGATTTTGAACTCAATAAAATCGGTGTTAACCTGAATCAGCTTTCCAAAAAAATGAATTCATTTTCGGCCTATAACGTTGGCCATAACGACCGGAAATTGTTAAAACAAGCCTTTCAGATGATGATGAAATGCCTTGCTTTTTTACAAGAGCAACTTAACTAA
- a CDS encoding DUF3945 domain-containing protein, translating into MEQSTRIKKEEIPFEKLEKVGVDKEFVSRMDQNELKDFLNGFRSQKLYTINATINDEQKRIPAKLRLKKEQDGSITVKVHPIQRLSIPEKYMGHTFSQEERNKLVAERNLGKTIELTGKDGKKDSYYLALDPKTNELIPLRTKNIKVPDKIKGATLSAEQKQKLARGEKVYLDKMTGRNGKQFGASLQVDAANRTINFSEFKQEKAQDKKMAKSKGVQMER; encoded by the coding sequence ATGGAACAAAGTACCCGTATTAAAAAAGAAGAGATTCCTTTTGAAAAACTGGAAAAAGTGGGCGTGGACAAGGAATTTGTTAGTCGCATGGATCAGAATGAACTAAAGGATTTTCTAAATGGATTTCGTAGTCAGAAACTCTACACTATCAACGCCACAATTAACGACGAGCAAAAACGAATTCCGGCAAAACTACGTCTGAAAAAGGAACAGGATGGATCTATAACTGTAAAAGTACATCCCATTCAGCGTTTAAGTATTCCTGAAAAGTACATGGGGCACACCTTCAGTCAGGAAGAGCGGAACAAACTGGTGGCAGAACGCAACCTGGGAAAAACCATCGAGCTCACCGGTAAGGATGGCAAAAAAGACAGCTATTACCTGGCACTTGATCCGAAAACCAATGAACTAATACCGCTCCGGACAAAAAATATCAAAGTGCCGGATAAGATTAAAGGGGCAACTTTATCGGCCGAACAAAAGCAAAAACTGGCTCGTGGCGAAAAAGTTTACCTGGATAAAATGACCGGAAGAAATGGAAAACAATTTGGAGCTTCCTTGCAAGTAGATGCCGCGAATCGAACCATTAATTTTTCTGAATTTAAACAGGAAAAAGCACAGGATAAGAAAATGGCAAAAAGCAAGGGAGTTCAGATGGAAAGGTAG
- a CDS encoding YWFCY domain-containing protein encodes MINESRELQRLHEGFRFFSYLLLFVVLYISQLHYFMEKGLYIPEFSAVTDKLVAMTYLKNTALAKTICLGFLIITCIGTKAKKDRDLKVSNIVIQVLIGLAMYWGSLLVFKISLVYILLSFFGFVLLNIGFDNISKLINVNLMKDRFNLENESFPQEQSYEENEYSINLETLYQYKNKQYEGWINVVNPFRGTIVIGTPGSGKSYSVVMPFIKQHLEKGFAMCVYDFKYPDLSKVTYNYFLKAKKEKALPESTGFYVINFDDIRKSYRCNPLAPELMESPIDAFESSRTVLYNLNREWIRKQGEFFAESAVSFFAAVIWFLKKYKKGEYCTLPHAIELLQLDYDDLFPILAREKDVENIINPFVNAHRRGASKQLEGQLGGLKIAIAKIISKEIYWICSGNDFSLDINNPKNPKVVCLANNPLRIEMYGAVLSLFLTRMMKVINQRGKHKSSLIFDELPTIYFRGLDTLIATARSNKISTLAGLQTIDQLIRDYGKEQANAMLTNIGNVFAGQSIGETAKFIQGRMGKILQERQSININRNTQSSTISTQMDFLVPEGKIATLPQGYMVGQVADNFGQQVSQRNFNCLIDVDTAAIEKEEEQFKTIPDIYHFDHIDKVLENNRNKICNDIVGILRNEA; translated from the coding sequence ATGATCAACGAATCCAGGGAATTACAACGTCTGCACGAAGGTTTCAGGTTCTTTTCTTACCTGCTGCTTTTTGTGGTGCTTTATATCAGTCAGCTCCATTATTTTATGGAGAAAGGACTGTACATCCCGGAATTTTCAGCCGTAACAGACAAGCTGGTTGCCATGACATACCTGAAAAACACTGCATTGGCTAAAACAATATGCCTGGGATTTTTGATTATTACCTGTATCGGCACTAAAGCGAAGAAAGACCGTGACCTGAAAGTATCCAATATCGTGATTCAGGTACTGATTGGGCTGGCAATGTATTGGGGAAGTTTATTGGTTTTTAAAATTTCTTTGGTGTATATACTGCTTTCTTTCTTTGGTTTTGTCTTGCTGAATATTGGTTTTGACAATATCTCCAAACTGATCAATGTGAACCTGATGAAGGACCGGTTTAACCTCGAAAATGAAAGTTTCCCACAGGAGCAGAGCTATGAGGAGAATGAGTATTCCATCAATCTGGAAACATTATACCAGTATAAAAACAAACAATATGAAGGCTGGATTAATGTGGTCAATCCCTTTCGGGGAACCATTGTAATCGGTACCCCCGGATCAGGAAAATCCTATTCAGTAGTGATGCCGTTTATCAAACAACACCTGGAGAAAGGTTTTGCCATGTGCGTGTATGACTTTAAATACCCCGATCTGTCAAAAGTAACCTACAACTATTTTCTGAAAGCCAAAAAAGAAAAGGCCTTACCGGAAAGCACCGGATTTTATGTGATCAACTTTGATGATATCCGTAAATCTTATCGTTGTAATCCATTGGCACCGGAACTGATGGAAAGCCCCATCGATGCCTTTGAATCGTCAAGAACTGTACTCTATAACCTTAATCGGGAGTGGATCCGTAAACAGGGAGAGTTTTTTGCAGAATCCGCCGTTTCCTTTTTCGCTGCCGTAATCTGGTTCCTGAAGAAATACAAGAAAGGCGAATATTGCACTTTACCCCATGCCATCGAGTTGTTGCAGCTGGATTACGACGATCTGTTTCCAATCCTTGCCAGAGAAAAGGATGTAGAGAACATCATCAATCCCTTTGTAAACGCACACAGACGCGGAGCCAGTAAACAACTGGAAGGCCAGTTGGGAGGTCTGAAAATCGCAATCGCCAAAATCATAAGTAAAGAGATCTATTGGATTTGTTCGGGCAATGATTTTTCACTGGACATTAACAATCCAAAAAATCCCAAGGTAGTCTGTCTGGCCAATAATCCGCTTCGAATAGAAATGTACGGAGCTGTACTGTCCTTGTTTCTCACCCGGATGATGAAAGTGATCAATCAGAGAGGGAAGCATAAATCGTCGTTAATATTTGATGAGCTTCCAACGATCTACTTTCGGGGACTGGATACGCTGATTGCAACAGCCAGAAGTAACAAAATATCAACGCTGGCAGGACTGCAAACCATCGATCAGCTAATCCGGGACTATGGAAAAGAGCAGGCCAATGCCATGTTAACCAACATTGGAAATGTATTCGCCGGACAATCCATCGGCGAAACCGCCAAGTTTATCCAGGGGCGGATGGGAAAAATCCTGCAGGAACGACAGTCCATTAATATCAACCGGAATACGCAGTCATCGACAATTTCTACCCAAATGGATTTTCTGGTACCTGAAGGGAAAATTGCCACACTGCCACAAGGTTATATGGTGGGTCAGGTAGCTGATAATTTTGGTCAGCAGGTAAGTCAGCGCAATTTTAACTGTCTGATAGATGTGGACACTGCAGCCATTGAAAAAGAGGAAGAGCAATTTAAAACCATACCAGACATCTATCACTTCGACCACATTGACAAAGTACTCGAAAATAACCGCAATAAGATCTGTAACGACATTGTGGGCATACTCCGAAATGAAGCATAA
- a CDS encoding DUF4138 domain-containing protein, which translates to MKQSLLIIVYFFFSLAINAQNQIEICQNKTTHLIAKEKITYVQVGDTDKLIAEVVPEQPNMIRVKAVDDFEGESSLTVVSANRSYSLFVKYSDTNNISYQLEDFIGQIAGNINIGPVPEYLLKELCGQILNDCKQKSIQTKNKKDGIIFRLRNLYLKQDLLFFELEITNTTNMVLDMEAIHWWIDDRKQVKATNVQEYQVEELYRHYKWEFIPAKTTLREIIVIPKFIIPDKRILKIELLEKALGNTGRKLTLEVKNKAILKANSF; encoded by the coding sequence ATGAAACAGTCACTATTAATCATCGTATATTTTTTCTTTTCACTGGCAATAAATGCCCAGAACCAAATAGAAATCTGCCAAAATAAAACCACTCACCTGATTGCAAAGGAGAAGATCACCTATGTACAGGTGGGAGATACTGATAAACTAATTGCGGAAGTCGTTCCCGAACAACCGAATATGATCCGGGTAAAAGCTGTAGATGATTTTGAAGGAGAATCCTCATTGACCGTTGTAAGTGCCAATCGCTCGTATTCCTTGTTTGTAAAGTATTCTGATACGAATAACATTTCTTATCAACTGGAAGATTTTATCGGACAGATTGCCGGAAATATAAATATAGGACCGGTACCGGAATATCTGCTAAAAGAATTGTGTGGCCAGATTCTCAATGATTGTAAGCAAAAATCGATTCAGACAAAAAACAAGAAAGACGGTATTATTTTTCGTTTGAGAAACCTTTATCTAAAACAGGATTTGCTGTTTTTTGAATTGGAGATCACCAATACCACCAATATGGTTCTGGATATGGAAGCCATTCACTGGTGGATCGATGACAGGAAGCAGGTAAAAGCCACCAATGTCCAGGAATATCAGGTTGAAGAACTCTATCGTCATTACAAATGGGAGTTTATACCGGCCAAAACAACCTTACGCGAAATCATCGTAATACCCAAGTTTATTATTCCCGACAAACGTATCCTGAAAATAGAACTGTTGGAAAAAGCCCTGGGAAATACCGGTAGAAAACTAACGCTGGAAGTGAAAAACAAAGCCATCCTGAAGGCCAACTCATTTTAA
- the traM gene encoding conjugative transposon protein TraM, with protein sequence MKKILIKNKALFILPLVLLPFLILIFWVLGGGGAKEEKEKLAQSPNKGINYDLPDADNSIEIYDKMEAYQKDDQQVAEVPEVNVNDTTQPKEVSLLDTIEQDNTLLDENADQKEILAHIRNKEKQLQQELQGEPEVRKNVKTTSIQHQNKLKEPIVKNQVKTTKSIGSTTPTTGIEELDEIIDQNMVLNRKNDSLKYTLQQAQGRLQQIEAIQNRSFTLEKKRSSGFNREEKTEHDLIKAEIYETATVLNGNRVKLRLLEDTRINALKMPRNTFIYGICKIKNERLLIEITQMPVQENFVPVKLAIYDLDGLEGLYVPDNAARKVYQEVSASTNTSSLMGVTNNPLTYTGIRAADRAAQTMLKRVRLKKVTVKKNTLVYIINQK encoded by the coding sequence ATGAAGAAAATTTTGATAAAAAATAAAGCCCTCTTTATTCTTCCACTGGTATTATTACCCTTTCTGATTTTGATCTTCTGGGTATTGGGTGGTGGAGGAGCTAAAGAGGAAAAGGAGAAGCTTGCACAGTCTCCGAATAAAGGAATAAACTATGACCTGCCGGATGCCGATAATTCCATTGAAATCTATGATAAAATGGAAGCTTATCAGAAGGATGATCAGCAGGTGGCAGAAGTACCAGAGGTGAATGTAAATGATACCACCCAGCCCAAAGAGGTGAGTCTTCTGGATACAATAGAGCAGGACAACACTTTGTTGGATGAAAATGCAGATCAGAAAGAAATCCTTGCTCATATCCGAAATAAAGAAAAGCAACTACAGCAGGAACTACAAGGTGAACCGGAAGTGAGAAAAAATGTAAAAACAACTTCTATACAACACCAAAATAAGCTTAAAGAGCCAATTGTTAAAAATCAGGTCAAAACAACCAAGTCAATAGGATCAACAACACCAACAACCGGCATCGAAGAACTGGATGAAATCATCGATCAGAACATGGTGCTTAACCGTAAAAATGATTCTCTAAAATATACGCTTCAACAAGCTCAGGGACGGTTGCAACAGATCGAGGCCATACAAAACCGGTCCTTTACCCTGGAGAAAAAAAGATCGTCAGGATTTAACAGAGAAGAGAAGACAGAACATGACCTGATCAAAGCAGAGATTTATGAAACCGCAACGGTGTTGAATGGTAACCGCGTAAAACTGCGCCTGCTGGAAGACACCCGGATCAATGCTCTGAAAATGCCACGCAACACATTTATCTATGGGATCTGCAAGATCAAAAATGAACGGCTACTTATAGAGATCACCCAAATGCCTGTTCAGGAAAACTTTGTTCCGGTAAAACTTGCGATCTACGACCTGGATGGACTGGAAGGACTTTATGTTCCTGATAATGCAGCTCGTAAAGTTTACCAGGAGGTGAGTGCTTCTACCAATACCTCTTCGCTGATGGGCGTTACAAACAATCCGCTGACCTATACCGGAATCCGTGCAGCTGACCGGGCTGCCCAAACTATGCTCAAACGGGTACGTCTGAAAAAAGTAACCGTCAAGAAAAACACACTGGTTTATATCATCAATCAAAAATAA
- the traK gene encoding conjugative transposon protein TraK has protein sequence MHKQFDIQRKFRFIVYVLVLISLSLMGVSSYIYYESVQLVELSKEKIYVLDNGKSLLVALREDISENRDAEARDHVKRFHELFFTLEPDKTYIENNVREALYLADRSAMEQYQAFKENNLYNQVIASDISMTLQTDSIKLDFSAYPYRFTFIGKQKIVRKSNITIRSLKTSGYLRNISRTDNNPHGFLMENWRIDENKDLESIRRKSF, from the coding sequence ATGCATAAACAATTTGATATACAACGTAAGTTCCGCTTTATCGTTTACGTGCTGGTTTTGATCAGCCTTTCGCTGATGGGGGTAAGTAGTTACATCTATTATGAGTCGGTGCAACTGGTGGAGCTTTCCAAAGAGAAGATCTATGTGCTTGATAACGGTAAATCCCTGCTGGTAGCTCTCAGGGAAGATATCAGTGAGAACAGGGACGCGGAAGCCCGGGATCATGTAAAACGCTTCCATGAACTGTTTTTTACCCTGGAACCCGATAAAACCTACATTGAAAACAATGTCAGGGAAGCCTTGTATCTGGCTGACCGGAGTGCCATGGAGCAGTACCAGGCCTTTAAGGAGAATAACCTGTATAACCAGGTCATCGCTTCAGATATCAGCATGACCCTGCAGACTGATTCTATAAAGCTGGATTTTTCAGCTTATCCCTATCGCTTCACTTTTATAGGGAAGCAGAAGATCGTTCGTAAATCCAATATCACGATCCGCAGCCTGAAGACCTCCGGTTATCTGCGGAACATATCACGAACGGATAATAATCCACACGGTTTTCTGATGGAAAACTGGCGGATCGATGAGAACAAAGACCTGGAAAGCATCCGCAGAAAATCATTCTAA